Proteins found in one Plasmodium malariae genome assembly, chromosome: 13 genomic segment:
- the PmUG01_13047100 gene encoding conserved Plasmodium protein, unknown function: protein MDFFSLASNLQQIAIGGVNFVNNKLRKKSSNCECNYVTYIIIGENEIQPYDINMFFFPFKMCTKIKLKEFKEYFPFKGSIIFRFKIPLTDLIDVINEGIINNVPLLKDKGNRKNLDEHIISDENEIKNILRQDNINHVWVDVTNEEAYIPTFHGNIVAKVLFINHENYKNYNDIYIKNFKNYECSSQIYNVNEKSMCSYKLIKEEKSKKNDADRCDIMKNEEFNEKVKTESRQNNLLNFNYSIDNTVNFHNAMRNYEHNVISNEEYENKRMQEKEKEDTDDNNLEEYNIFQNVNKEKHFLKERKNSHILNTYCEDNRISRYNQNENIKMKINKKASQEKNNFNDHILEKHSYTNTPKIFLSPYNTNNQNNQVDIPKMNYKSVSTDEKQDAIKENVSNRLQELKDFRHQEEEKFKEKVVISEKIKKQIVKWSKNSDDTYKDIKVMLSTLNDVLWENSEWKHVPMSDLITNTLTVKKTYKNAILLCHPDKHRDKSVERVLRAEMIFQALNNAYKEKRHI, encoded by the exons AtggattttttttcattagcTTCAAATTTGCAGCAAATAGCCATTGGAGGAGtgaattttgttaataacaAATTACGAAAGAAAAGTTCAAATTGTGAATGTAACTacgttacatatataattataggtgaaaatgaaatacaaccatatgatattaatatgtttttctttcCATTTAAAATGtgcacaaaaataaaattgaaggAGTTTAAAGAATACTTCCCTTTTAAGGGTAGCATTATTTTTCGATTTAAAATTCCTTTAACAGATTTAATTGATGTTATAAATGAAGGTATAATAAATAACGTTCCTCTGTTAAAAGATAAaggaaatagaaaaaacttagatgaacatataatatctgatgaaaacgaaataaaaaatatattaagacaAGATAATATAAATCATGTGTGGGTAGATGTAACAAATGAAGAAGCTTATATCCCCACATTCCATGGAAATATTGTAGCAAAAGTATTGTTTATTAAtcatgaaaattataaaaattataatgatatctacataaaaaattttaagaattatGAATGTTCTTCGCaaatttataatgtaaaCGAAAAAAGTATGtgttcatataaattaataaaagaagagaaaagtaaaaagaatgATGCAGACCGTTGTGATATAATGAAGAATGAAGAATTTAACGAAAAGGTAAAAACAGAATCACGCCAAAACAACCTTTTAAACTTTAATTATTCTATTGATAATACTGTTAATTTTCATAATGCCATGAGGAATTATGAACATAATGTTATTTCCAATGAAGAGTATGAAAATAAGCGGATgcaagaaaaggaaaaagaagatactgatgataataatttggaggaatataacatttttcaaaatgtaaataaggaaaaacattttttaaaagaaagaaagaatagCCATATTTTAAACACTTATTGTGAAGATAATCGAATAAGCAGATAtaatcaaaatgaaaatattaaaatgaaaataaataagaaagcATCCcaagagaaaaataatttcaatgaccatattttagaaaaacaTAGTTACACTAATACACCTAAAATTTTTCTATCACCATACAACACGAATAATCAGAATAATCAGGTTGATATTCCAAAAATGAATTACAAAAGTGTTAGCACTGATGAAAAACAAGATGCTATTAAGGAAAACGTTAGTAACCGCTTGCAGGAATTAAAAGATTTTAGACATCAGgaggaagaaaaatttaaagaaaaagttGTTATAtctgaaaaaattaaaaaacaaattgttAAATGGTCGAAAAATTCAGATGATACTTATAAAGATATAAAGGTAATGTTAAGCACTTTAAATGATGTCTTATGGGAAAATTCCGAATGGAAACATGTACCTATGTCAGATTTAATTACAAATACGTTAACTGTTAAAAAAACGTATAAAAAcgctatattattatgtcaCCCCGATAAACACAGGGATAAGTCAGTTGAGCGTGTG CTTAGAGCAGAAATGATTTTCCAAGCATTAAACAATGcctataaagaaaaaagacaCATCTAA